One Mesorhizobium sp. J428 DNA segment encodes these proteins:
- a CDS encoding DUF1993 family protein — protein sequence MTISMYQASVPVFSGVLKNLSHVLSKGEAHAAANGIDPAELLATRLAPDMLPLKAQVQIATDHAKGAPARLAGRDILRIEDVETSFAELRARIDRVRDHLKSYRPEEIDGSEGRPITIKTGKLEMSFTGQQYLLAYAMGNFYFHVVTAYDILRHGGVPLGKADFFGRG from the coding sequence ATGACCATTTCGATGTACCAGGCGTCGGTGCCTGTCTTTTCGGGTGTGCTGAAGAACCTGTCGCATGTCCTGTCCAAGGGCGAGGCGCATGCCGCGGCAAACGGGATCGACCCCGCCGAACTGCTTGCCACGCGGCTTGCGCCCGACATGCTTCCGCTGAAGGCGCAGGTGCAGATCGCGACCGACCATGCCAAGGGCGCGCCGGCTCGGCTGGCCGGACGAGATATCCTGAGGATCGAAGATGTGGAGACGAGCTTCGCCGAACTCAGGGCGCGGATCGACAGGGTGCGCGACCATCTCAAGTCCTACCGGCCGGAGGAGATCGACGGCTCGGAGGGTCGTCCGATCACGATCAAGACGGGCAAGCTGGAGATGTCCTTCACCGGCCAGCAGTATCTGCTCGCCTATGCGATGGGGAACTTCTACTTTCACGTCGTGACCGCCTACGACATCCTGCGGCACGGGGGCGTGCCGCTGGGCAAGGCGGATTTCTTCGGCCGCGGCTGA
- a CDS encoding S9 family peptidase, protein MRIPFVAALTATLVFSFVPGATALTLKPFKDELFAYPGLIAREDGGSRLVVDYRELRDINERDEVPERRVKGKYVRLSVRSAQKDLSLKTAQGDIRHFAVGNAEGASAIVVYVHGQGGSRKQGVDDFTFGGNFNRIKNLMWENGGLYLSPDFSEFGPKGVKEMAALLDHYAGRSPGAPIVVACGSMGGAICWGLADDPAIAGRLAGLMMLGSFTSDDFARSAAYKRKVPLYFGQGSKDAVFPVDTQEAMYKRLKGANYPVRLVRFETGTHGTPIRMTDWRDVLNWMLAR, encoded by the coding sequence ATGCGGATTCCTTTCGTCGCGGCGCTGACTGCCACCCTTGTCTTTTCGTTTGTTCCAGGTGCGACAGCCCTGACGCTGAAGCCGTTCAAGGACGAGCTGTTTGCCTATCCCGGACTGATTGCACGGGAGGACGGCGGGAGCCGGCTGGTGGTCGACTACCGCGAACTGCGCGACATCAATGAACGCGACGAGGTGCCGGAGCGGCGGGTGAAGGGGAAATATGTGCGCCTGTCGGTGCGCAGTGCGCAGAAGGACCTGTCGCTGAAGACCGCGCAGGGTGACATCCGCCATTTCGCGGTCGGCAATGCGGAGGGAGCGTCGGCGATCGTCGTCTACGTCCATGGGCAGGGTGGCAGCCGAAAGCAGGGCGTGGACGACTTCACCTTCGGCGGCAATTTCAACCGCATCAAGAACCTGATGTGGGAGAATGGCGGGCTCTATCTCTCGCCGGACTTCTCGGAGTTCGGCCCGAAGGGGGTGAAGGAGATGGCGGCGCTGCTCGACCATTATGCGGGCCGCTCGCCCGGGGCGCCGATCGTCGTCGCCTGCGGGTCGATGGGTGGCGCGATCTGCTGGGGGCTCGCGGACGATCCGGCGATCGCCGGCAGGCTTGCCGGATTGATGATGCTCGGTTCGTTCACCTCCGACGATTTCGCCAGGAGTGCCGCCTACAAGCGCAAGGTACCGCTGTATTTTGGGCAGGGCAGCAAGGACGCCGTGTTTCCGGTCGACACGCAGGAGGCGATGTACAAGCGCCTCAAAGGCGCGAACTATCCCGTCCGTCTCGTGCGCTTCGAGACGGGCACCCACGGGACGCCGATCCGCATGACGGACTGGCGTGACGTGCTCAACTGGATGCTGGCGCGATAG
- a CDS encoding DUF1330 domain-containing protein, protein MSGHIDPTRERFGEFRRLPDDGPVHMLNLVRLRERAAYPDGREASGREAYAAYGRESGPIFRRVGGRIAWSGDIRLMLIGPEEERWDICFIAEYPSAAAFVEMVKDPDYQKAVVHRQAAVEDSRLIRTAPKPAGAGFGE, encoded by the coding sequence ATGAGCGGCCATATAGACCCGACGCGCGAAAGGTTCGGCGAATTCCGCCGGCTGCCGGACGACGGCCCGGTGCATATGCTGAACCTGGTGCGGCTGCGCGAGCGCGCCGCCTATCCGGACGGGCGCGAGGCGAGCGGCCGCGAGGCCTATGCCGCCTATGGGCGCGAGAGCGGGCCGATCTTCCGCCGCGTCGGCGGCCGTATCGCCTGGAGCGGCGATATCCGGCTGATGCTGATCGGACCGGAGGAGGAGCGCTGGGACATCTGCTTCATCGCGGAATATCCGTCGGCGGCGGCCTTCGTCGAGATGGTCAAGGATCCGGACTACCAGAAGGCCGTTGTCCACCGTCAGGCGGCGGTGGAGGATTCGCGACTGATCCGCACTGCGCCGAAACCCGCGGGCGCGGGCTTCGGCGAGTAG
- a CDS encoding DUF1176 domain-containing protein: protein MRFVAATLALAACTLSAGISFAQEEPYLDDRSSPQALVKSLYNAINRKEYARAYSYFSNPPAPTLDEYARGYADTEGVTLVIGTPGVEGAAGSTFYSLPVAISAAGANEQVFAGCYTLRLANPQIQGDPYKPLSIEKGALSPVSGPIETALPASCPDGPPLPLQNAVLERAKAKFVGSRLDSCQIEEGNEPQAWDIEFHYTYDSQDEPARKFKLMRFYCARGAYNEVHVYYLADDTGELNELHFAQPELDIRYENDDHEGKVESVNVIGFTSAGSLVNSEFDPDTKTISSWAKWRGVGDASSVGKWIFRNGTFTLVRFEVDASYDGEVEHQTVVDYDSGP from the coding sequence ATGCGATTCGTTGCCGCGACCCTCGCCCTTGCCGCCTGCACGCTGAGCGCGGGTATCTCGTTTGCCCAGGAAGAACCCTATCTTGACGACCGCTCCAGCCCACAGGCGCTGGTCAAGTCGCTCTACAACGCCATCAACCGCAAGGAATATGCCCGCGCCTACAGCTATTTCTCGAACCCGCCCGCGCCGACGCTCGACGAATACGCCAGGGGCTACGCCGACACCGAAGGCGTGACGCTGGTGATTGGAACGCCTGGAGTGGAAGGCGCCGCCGGCAGCACCTTCTACTCCCTCCCAGTCGCGATTTCGGCCGCCGGCGCCAACGAGCAGGTGTTCGCCGGCTGCTACACGCTCAGGCTCGCCAACCCGCAGATCCAGGGCGATCCCTACAAGCCGCTGTCGATCGAAAAAGGCGCGCTGTCGCCGGTCTCCGGGCCGATCGAGACCGCGCTGCCCGCCTCTTGCCCGGACGGCCCGCCTCTACCCCTCCAGAACGCGGTTCTCGAGCGCGCAAAAGCGAAATTCGTCGGGTCGCGCCTGGATTCCTGCCAGATCGAGGAAGGCAACGAGCCGCAGGCTTGGGACATTGAGTTCCACTACACCTATGACAGCCAGGACGAGCCCGCGCGCAAGTTCAAGCTGATGCGCTTCTACTGCGCGCGCGGCGCCTACAACGAGGTCCACGTCTACTACCTCGCCGACGACACGGGCGAACTGAACGAATTGCACTTTGCCCAGCCGGAACTCGACATCCGCTACGAGAATGACGATCACGAAGGCAAGGTAGAGAGCGTCAACGTGATCGGTTTCACCTCGGCCGGCAGCCTCGTCAACTCGGAGTTTGATCCGGACACAAAGACCATCTCCTCGTGGGCGAAATGGCGCGGCGTGGGCGACGCCTCTTCCGTCGGCAAGTGGATCTTCCGCAATGGCACGTTCACTCTCGTGCGGTTCGAGGTCGACGCCTCCTACGACGGCGAGGTCGAGCACCAGACGGTCGTCGACTACGACTCTGGCCCCTGA
- a CDS encoding GlsB/YeaQ/YmgE family stress response membrane protein, whose protein sequence is MGIESLLVFIIVGAIAGWLAGLIVKGYGFGLLGNIVVGIVGALVAGFILPRLGLAIGGGILAAIINATIGAVILLVLIRLIKSA, encoded by the coding sequence ATGGGTATCGAAAGTCTTCTCGTCTTCATCATCGTGGGTGCGATCGCAGGCTGGCTCGCCGGCCTGATCGTCAAGGGCTACGGCTTCGGCCTGCTCGGCAACATCGTGGTCGGCATCGTCGGCGCGCTGGTCGCCGGCTTCATCCTGCCGCGCCTCGGGCTTGCCATCGGCGGGGGAATCCTTGCCGCCATCATCAACGCCACCATCGGCGCGGTGATCCTCCTCGTCCTGATCCGGCTCATCAAGAGCGCCTGA